Proteins from a genomic interval of Kribbella aluminosa:
- a CDS encoding recombinase family protein, whose amino-acid sequence MTTTELDRRRALSLDPDPLGVIGGGMLLGYARVSTREQNLHRQLDALTAAGCGRIWQEKLSGKNVDRPELQDCLAFARPNDVVVVTELWRLGRNFQDLIQIVSGLRQREIGFKSLHEALDTTTPGGRMIFHVFAALGEFIREMIVQGTREGLDAARARGTRLGRPPAMNEEQIQHAKDLLGDPDNTVSSIARLLGVSRATIYKYVPELRSPAVPAGSAPLELPASGAANAAGTADPHVAMPKPPRSAACPSCGYRPESKHELKVHREGLETVWLLPDPTQPAAAVVERWHCERCQPHQARIIMCDQCGAIVMLGNVLAAGEHVPEAAALWLAARGWARRAEHWICGEHE is encoded by the coding sequence ATGACGACCACCGAGCTCGACCGCCGGCGCGCCCTGTCGCTCGATCCCGACCCGCTCGGCGTCATCGGTGGCGGCATGCTGCTCGGGTACGCGCGGGTGTCCACTAGGGAGCAGAACTTGCACCGCCAGCTCGACGCCCTCACTGCGGCCGGCTGCGGCCGGATCTGGCAGGAGAAGCTCAGCGGCAAGAACGTCGACCGTCCCGAGCTGCAGGACTGCCTGGCGTTCGCGCGCCCGAACGACGTCGTCGTCGTGACCGAGCTGTGGCGGCTCGGCCGGAACTTCCAGGACCTGATCCAGATCGTCAGCGGCCTGCGCCAGCGCGAGATCGGGTTCAAGTCGTTACACGAGGCCCTCGACACCACCACGCCCGGCGGGCGGATGATCTTCCACGTCTTCGCCGCCCTCGGCGAGTTCATCCGCGAGATGATCGTCCAGGGCACTCGCGAAGGCCTCGACGCCGCACGTGCGCGCGGCACCCGCCTCGGCAGGCCGCCGGCGATGAACGAGGAGCAGATTCAGCACGCCAAGGATCTGCTCGGCGATCCCGACAACACGGTGTCCTCGATCGCCCGGTTGCTTGGCGTCAGCCGCGCCACCATCTACAAGTACGTCCCCGAACTCCGCTCCCCAGCCGTACCCGCTGGGTCGGCTCCGCTCGAGCTCCCGGCATCTGGGGCTGCGAACGCCGCCGGTACGGCGGACCCGCACGTAGCGATGCCGAAACCGCCGCGGTCCGCCGCGTGCCCGAGCTGCGGGTACCGGCCGGAGAGCAAGCACGAACTGAAGGTGCACCGCGAAGGCCTCGAAACCGTATGGCTCCTCCCCGACCCGACGCAGCCTGCCGCGGCCGTCGTCGAGCGATGGCACTGCGAACGATGCCAGCCCCACCAGGCCCGCATCATCATGTGCGACCAGTGCGGCGCGATCGTCATGCTCGGCAACGTGCTCGCCGCCGGCGAGCACGTCCCCGAAGCCGCCGCACTGTGGCTCGCCGCACGCGGGTGGGCTCGCCGTGCCGAGCACTGGATCTGCGGCGAGCACGAATAG